From the Vicugna pacos chromosome 30, VicPac4, whole genome shotgun sequence genome, the window TTATAATGTACTGATTTCAAATTTCAACTTTATAACAGCATAAAGTTAACCCTCTTCCTAACATGGACAGTCAAGGGGGAGAACACAAAAGGAGGCCCATCCTTTAGGTCTGACCTGAAAGAGGACTGAAAGGGCCACCAGGGGCCTCTAGGGTCCCCTGTTGCAGGTGTCGCTGTCACACATGAACTGGggctcaagtcccagctctgctattATCCAGCCGGGCTTACAAGTGGCTGGCTAGCTACTGAGAGATGGACCGCCTATCTGTGGACAAAGACCCTGGACCCTGCCTGTCTTCTCACTCGGGACAGGCCCTGGCATGCTGACTGAGCTCCAAATAAAATAAAGGGGGCTGCCCTCCAAACTGGATTGACGGTGGGTACCGAGGCCCCTCACTCCTGCCTTCGCCAGAACCACTCTGCGCTTATCGATTTTACATCTTGGCCTCCTTCGACCTGACATGGtgtattagaaaatatttgaaaatggctGCACCAGGTATGCTGAGCACCCCTTCTGGCAATGAGCTTTCAGTACGTGGAGGAGCCAGGGCCGCCCCTGACCTGGGTGTCTCTCCGTCCCCGGGGCCCcggccctcccccccacccccccccccgggcAGGCCCCGCCCCAGCGCACCTGGTGAAGCGGACCTCACAGATGTTGCACATGTATGGCTTCTCCCCGGTGTGCGTCCTCATGTGCCGCGGCAGCTTCCCGGCCCCCATGATGACTTTGTGGCAGATGGGGCACTGCTGAGAGGCCTTGGGCTTCAGCTTGCGCTCCTCCACCAGCGGCCAGGGCGGGAAGAGACCCCCAAGGTGGGCGGCACTCAGGAAGCTGAGATAGGCACCGTAGTCGTTCTCCGCCTTGATGGGCCCCAGCGGCCCCCGGGGAAGGTCCGGGAACACGTCTTTGAAGAAGTCGTTCGGGAAGGGaggcggtgggggcgggggcagctcctccttctcctcctccttgatCTTGCGGTTCTTGATCACCAGGTCCAGGGGCCCGTTGTCCACGGGCTGCTCGGGCAGCTGGGTGAAGGCACCGAAGTCCCCTGGCCAGAGGTGTGGAAAGAAGTCCGGGGCGAAGGGAGATAAGGAGGGTCCCCTGTCGGGGATGTTGGCTTTGGGGTACAGGTTCTCCCTCAGCAAAGATTCGATGGAGAAGTCCCGGATCACGCCCAGATGGCCAGGGCTGCCGGCCTGGAAGGAATCAGGGAAGTCCCTGGGTGTGTCTGAGTAGGCCTTCTCCGATAGGTGGTCCGTCTTGGAAGGGCTTTGGTGGCAATTGATGTCCTGGGGATCAGGCAAGTTTTCTTGATCTGCGAAATCCTCCGTGtcgtcatcctcctcctcctcctcttcctcctcctcctcctcttcatcctcCTCGTCATcgtcatcttcatcatcatcgtcGTCCTCCTTGTCATCCTCCTCCCCCCCATCCCCCCCGGGCTCCATGATCTCCAGGCACACATTCACGATGCACTGGATCTCCAGCATCCTGGCGGCATTGAGGATGTGCTTGACGTTGGAGGCGGTGATGGTGAGCGTGGAGGTGTAGGCGAACTCCAGGATGGCGGCCAGAGCCTCAGGCTGGACAAAGTCAATCTCGTAGACGTAGGGCTGGCTGGCTAAGGTGCCGGCCGTGAAGAGCTTCTTGAAGTACTTGCTGCAGGCAGCCAGGACGGAGCGGTGGGTGCGGTACTCCTGCTCC encodes:
- the ZBTB7C gene encoding zinc finger and BTB domain-containing protein 7C isoform X1; the protein is MRSPTPRAFGAPGRAQRYSEKPQLVSWALNCRALAENMANGIDELIGIPFPNHSSEVLCSLNEQRHDGLLCDVLLVVQEQEYRTHRSVLAACSKYFKKLFTAGTLASQPYVYEIDFVQPEALAAILEFAYTSTLTITASNVKHILNAARMLEIQCIVNVCLEIMEPGGDGGEEDDKEDDDDDEDDDDEEDEEEEEEEEEEEEDDDTEDFADQENLPDPQDINCHQSPSKTDHLSEKAYSDTPRDFPDSFQAGSPGHLGVIRDFSIESLLRENLYPKANIPDRGPSLSPFAPDFFPHLWPGDFGAFTQLPEQPVDNGPLDLVIKNRKIKEEEKEELPPPPPPPFPNDFFKDVFPDLPRGPLGPIKAENDYGAYLSFLSAAHLGGLFPPWPLVEERKLKPKASQQCPICHKVIMGAGKLPRHMRTHTGEKPYMCNICEVRFTRQDKLKIHMRKHTGERPYLCIHCNAKFVHNYDLKNHMRIHTGVRPYQCEFCYKSFTRSDHLHRHIKRQSCRMARPRRGRKPAAWRAASLLFGPGGPAPDKAAFAVMPPALGEVGGHLGGAAVCLPGPSPAKHFLAAPKGALSLQELERQFEETQMKLFGRAQLEAERDAGGLLAFALAENVAAARPYFPLPDPWAAGLAGLPGLAGLNHVASMSEANN
- the ZBTB7C gene encoding zinc finger and BTB domain-containing protein 7C isoform X2, producing MANGIDELIGIPFPNHSSEVLCSLNEQRHDGLLCDVLLVVQEQEYRTHRSVLAACSKYFKKLFTAGTLASQPYVYEIDFVQPEALAAILEFAYTSTLTITASNVKHILNAARMLEIQCIVNVCLEIMEPGGDGGEEDDKEDDDDDEDDDDEEDEEEEEEEEEEEEDDDTEDFADQENLPDPQDINCHQSPSKTDHLSEKAYSDTPRDFPDSFQAGSPGHLGVIRDFSIESLLRENLYPKANIPDRGPSLSPFAPDFFPHLWPGDFGAFTQLPEQPVDNGPLDLVIKNRKIKEEEKEELPPPPPPPFPNDFFKDVFPDLPRGPLGPIKAENDYGAYLSFLSAAHLGGLFPPWPLVEERKLKPKASQQCPICHKVIMGAGKLPRHMRTHTGEKPYMCNICEVRFTRQDKLKIHMRKHTGERPYLCIHCNAKFVHNYDLKNHMRIHTGVRPYQCEFCYKSFTRSDHLHRHIKRQSCRMARPRRGRKPAAWRAASLLFGPGGPAPDKAAFAVMPPALGEVGGHLGGAAVCLPGPSPAKHFLAAPKGALSLQELERQFEETQMKLFGRAQLEAERDAGGLLAFALAENVAAARPYFPLPDPWAAGLAGLPGLAGLNHVASMSEANN